The following coding sequences are from one Comamonas koreensis window:
- a CDS encoding TauD/TfdA dioxygenase family protein: MNAITNVRHLSPAADAAAATALHVEPLAGRIGAVVHGVSLSGALEPALFAQIKAALLQHRVIFFRGQQHLDDAGHQAFGRLFGEIEAHPTVPAPDGTAFLELNSQHGGRADSWHTDVTFKAVFPKVCVLRAVTLPGHGGDTVWANTVAAYEGLPAPLQQLAEQLWAVHGNDYDYAENFRQNTAASQTETQGRASYRKVFTSKTIESEQPLVHVHAETGEKALLLGHFAKRIKGLRSNESAALLQLFHERIVRLENTVRWHWQPGDVAIWDNRATQHYAINDYADAHRVMRRVTVTGDVATSVDGRTSVDLTVREPAAA, encoded by the coding sequence ATGAATGCCATCACCAATGTTCGCCACCTGAGCCCAGCGGCCGATGCCGCTGCAGCTACGGCCCTGCACGTCGAGCCCCTGGCGGGCCGCATCGGCGCGGTGGTGCATGGGGTGTCGCTGTCGGGTGCATTGGAACCGGCGCTGTTTGCCCAGATCAAGGCAGCGCTGCTGCAGCACCGGGTGATTTTCTTCCGGGGCCAGCAGCACCTCGATGACGCCGGCCACCAGGCCTTTGGCCGTTTGTTTGGTGAGATCGAGGCCCACCCTACCGTGCCCGCGCCCGATGGCACGGCCTTTCTGGAGCTCAACTCGCAGCACGGCGGCCGGGCCGATTCCTGGCACACCGATGTGACCTTCAAGGCGGTCTTCCCCAAGGTCTGTGTGCTGCGCGCCGTGACCTTGCCCGGCCATGGTGGCGACACCGTCTGGGCCAATACCGTGGCCGCCTATGAAGGCCTGCCCGCGCCGCTGCAGCAGCTCGCCGAGCAGCTCTGGGCCGTGCATGGCAATGACTACGACTATGCGGAGAACTTCCGCCAGAACACAGCCGCCAGCCAGACCGAGACGCAGGGCCGGGCGAGCTACCGCAAGGTCTTCACCAGCAAGACCATCGAGTCCGAGCAGCCCTTGGTGCATGTGCATGCCGAGACGGGCGAGAAGGCGCTGCTGCTGGGCCACTTTGCCAAGCGCATCAAGGGCCTGCGCAGCAACGAGTCTGCCGCCTTGCTGCAGCTCTTCCATGAGCGCATCGTGCGGCTGGAAAACACCGTGCGCTGGCACTGGCAGCCGGGCGATGTTGCCATCTGGGACAACCGCGCCACCCAGCACTACGCCATCAATGACTATGCCGATGCCCACCGCGTGATGCGGCGCGTGACGGTCACCGGCGACGTGGCGACCTCGGTCGATGGCCGCACCAGCGTCGACCTGACCGTGCGCGAGCCGGCAGCGGCCTGA
- the serA gene encoding phosphoglycerate dehydrogenase, which produces MTKTSLDKSKIKFLLLEGIHPSALKVLQAAGYTQVEALTGALEGEELKRKIADVHFVGIRSRTQLTADVFAAANKLVAVGCFCIGTNQVDLNAARERGIAVFNAPFSNTRSVAELVLAEAILLLRGIPEKNAVSHRGGWKKSADNSFEIRGKTLGIVGYGSIGTQLSVLAEGLGMKVVFHDVVTKLPLGNAHQAANLNALLAQSDIVTLHVPELASTHNMIGAAQIAAMKPGSILINASRGTVVDLDVLAQALQAKKLLGAAIDVFPVEPKSNKDEFQSPLRGMDNVILTPHIGGSTMEAQANIGLEVAEKLVKYSDNGTTTSAVNFPEVALPEHPGKNRILHVHENRPGILSAINQVLADNGINIAGQYLRTDEKVGYVVIDIDQESSALALEKLAQIAGTIRCRVLF; this is translated from the coding sequence ATGACCAAAACATCGCTGGATAAATCGAAGATCAAGTTCTTGCTGCTCGAGGGCATCCACCCTTCTGCGCTCAAGGTGTTGCAGGCGGCAGGCTATACCCAGGTCGAGGCGCTGACCGGCGCCTTGGAGGGCGAAGAGCTCAAGCGCAAGATTGCCGACGTGCACTTTGTCGGCATCCGCTCGCGCACGCAGCTGACGGCCGATGTGTTTGCTGCGGCCAACAAGCTGGTGGCAGTGGGCTGTTTTTGCATCGGCACCAACCAGGTCGATCTGAATGCGGCGCGCGAGCGCGGTATTGCGGTGTTCAATGCGCCCTTCTCCAACACACGCTCTGTCGCGGAGCTGGTGCTGGCCGAGGCCATCTTGCTGCTGCGCGGCATCCCCGAGAAGAACGCGGTATCGCACCGGGGCGGCTGGAAGAAAAGCGCCGACAACTCCTTCGAGATCCGTGGCAAGACCTTGGGCATCGTCGGCTACGGCTCGATCGGCACGCAATTGTCGGTGCTTGCCGAAGGCCTGGGCATGAAGGTCGTGTTCCATGATGTGGTCACCAAGCTGCCGCTGGGCAATGCGCACCAGGCGGCCAACCTCAACGCGCTGCTGGCGCAGTCCGACATCGTGACCCTGCACGTTCCCGAGTTGGCCTCGACCCACAACATGATTGGCGCGGCCCAGATCGCGGCGATGAAGCCTGGCAGCATTTTGATCAATGCCTCGCGCGGCACCGTGGTGGACCTCGACGTGCTGGCCCAGGCGCTGCAAGCCAAGAAGCTGCTGGGCGCGGCCATCGACGTGTTCCCGGTCGAGCCCAAGAGCAACAAGGACGAGTTCCAGTCGCCGCTGCGCGGCATGGACAACGTGATCCTGACCCCGCACATCGGCGGCTCGACGATGGAAGCCCAGGCCAATATCGGCCTGGAAGTGGCAGAAAAGCTGGTCAAGTACAGCGACAACGGCACCACCACCTCGGCGGTCAACTTCCCCGAAGTGGCCCTGCCCGAGCACCCTGGCAAGAACCGTATCCTGCACGTGCACGAGAACCGCCCAGGCATCCTGTCGGCCATCAACCAGGTGCTGGCCGACAACGGCATCAACATCGCCGGCCAGTACCTGCGCACCGATGAAAAGGTGGGCTATGTGGTGATCGATATCGACCAGGAATCGTCGGCCCTGGCGCTGGAGAAGCTGGCCCAGATCGCCGGCACGATCCGCTGCCGCGTGCTGTTCTGA
- a CDS encoding alkene reductase: MTSTATHNLFEPVQVGDLALANRIAMAPLTRNRSPKAVPQPMAATYYAQRASAGLLITEATAISHQGQGYADVPGLYEQDQLDGWSKVTSAVHAKGGKIVCQLWHVGRVSHRLLQPDQQAPVAPSAITAKTKTYLIDPATGEGRFEPTSEPRALDAEEIPGIVHSFAAAARNAVKTAGFDGVEIHGANGYLLDQFLKTGANARRDDYGGSIENRARLTLEVTRAVIDAVGRGKVGIRLSPVTPANGIDDADPQSLFTYLAHQLAPLGLAYIHVIEGATGGPREVEGRPFDYEAFKAEYRRAGGKAAWMVNNGYDRALAEQAVASGQADIVAFGRPYIANPDLVERLRSGAALNTGDSSTYYGGGEKGYTDYPTLAG; encoded by the coding sequence ATGACAAGCACCGCAACCCATAACCTGTTTGAACCTGTGCAGGTGGGTGATCTGGCCCTGGCCAACCGCATTGCGATGGCCCCGTTGACGCGCAACCGTTCGCCCAAGGCCGTTCCCCAGCCGATGGCAGCCACCTACTATGCCCAGCGCGCCAGCGCCGGGCTGCTGATCACCGAGGCTACCGCCATCAGCCACCAGGGCCAGGGTTATGCCGATGTGCCCGGCCTGTACGAGCAGGACCAGCTCGATGGCTGGAGCAAGGTCACCAGCGCGGTGCATGCCAAGGGCGGCAAGATCGTCTGCCAGCTGTGGCATGTGGGCCGTGTCTCGCACCGCCTGCTGCAGCCGGACCAGCAGGCCCCCGTGGCGCCCTCGGCCATCACTGCCAAGACAAAGACCTACCTGATCGACCCGGCCACCGGCGAAGGCCGCTTCGAGCCGACCTCCGAGCCGCGCGCGCTGGATGCCGAGGAGATCCCCGGCATCGTGCACAGCTTTGCTGCGGCCGCCCGCAATGCGGTCAAGACCGCCGGCTTCGATGGCGTCGAGATCCACGGCGCCAACGGCTACCTGCTCGACCAGTTCTTGAAGACCGGCGCCAATGCGCGCCGCGACGACTACGGCGGCTCGATCGAAAACCGCGCCCGCCTGACCTTGGAAGTCACCCGCGCGGTGATCGACGCGGTCGGCCGTGGCAAGGTCGGCATCCGGCTCTCGCCCGTCACCCCCGCCAATGGCATCGACGACGCCGATCCCCAGAGCCTGTTCACCTACCTGGCCCACCAGCTGGCGCCGCTGGGCCTGGCCTATATCCATGTGATCGAAGGCGCCACCGGCGGCCCGCGTGAAGTCGAAGGCCGTCCCTTCGACTACGAGGCCTTCAAGGCGGAATACCGCCGCGCCGGCGGCAAGGCCGCCTGGATGGTGAACAACGGCTATGACCGTGCGCTGGCCGAGCAAGCCGTAGCCAGCGGCCAGGCCGATATCGTCGCCTTTGGCCGGCCCTACATTGCCAACCCCGACCTGGTCGAGCGCCTGCGTAGCGGCGCGGCGCTGAACACCGGCGACAGCAGCACCTACTATGGCGGCGGCGAGAAGGGCTATACCGACTACCCCACCCTCGCCGGCTAA
- a CDS encoding GNAT family N-acetyltransferase, whose product MLQPERLHFRDFSPADLFVVAHAMGDARLTAFYGLETEHSDARAIAQEQLDWYASVASEGSGWWQAVLLDGAVIAAVGLYDHDDEADSADLGYWLLPDHWGQGWMDQALRQWLPSAFARLDLHSVVAYVEPGNAASTRLLDRLGFCHEGLLRDCSKRDGAYVSLQRYSLLVSELAGL is encoded by the coding sequence ATGCTGCAGCCCGAACGCCTCCATTTCCGCGATTTCTCCCCCGCCGACCTGTTCGTCGTCGCCCATGCGATGGGTGATGCGCGGCTGACCGCGTTCTACGGGCTGGAAACAGAGCACAGCGATGCCCGCGCGATTGCGCAGGAGCAACTCGATTGGTATGCGTCCGTCGCCAGTGAGGGCAGCGGCTGGTGGCAGGCGGTGCTGCTCGATGGCGCCGTCATCGCGGCCGTCGGCCTCTACGACCATGACGACGAAGCCGACAGCGCCGATCTGGGCTACTGGCTGCTGCCCGACCACTGGGGCCAGGGTTGGATGGACCAGGCGCTGCGCCAGTGGCTGCCCAGCGCCTTTGCGCGTCTGGACTTGCACAGCGTGGTGGCCTATGTGGAGCCTGGCAATGCGGCATCGACCCGGCTGCTGGACCGCCTGGGCTTTTGCCACGAAGGCCTGCTGCGCGACTGCAGCAAGCGCGATGGAGCGTATGTATCGCTGCAGCGCTATTCGCTGCTGGTCAGCGAACTGGCTGGGCTGTAG
- a CDS encoding DNA-3-methyladenine glycosylase I, whose product MPLDSLAPGLALADDQRARCSWCMASPLYQHYHDHEWGFPVHDDRRLFEKICLEGFQAGLSWLTILNKRASFRAAFAQFDALQVAQFGADDVQRLLADAGIVRHRGKIEAVINNAQRLAEVQREFGSFDAYLWRFAPAPASRPERITLEAVRQMGVPPEAVALSKDLKKRGWKFVGPTTVYAFMQAMGMVNDHLQGCHVRDGQPAG is encoded by the coding sequence ATGCCTCTTGACTCCCTCGCCCCAGGCCTGGCGCTGGCCGACGACCAGCGCGCGCGCTGCAGCTGGTGCATGGCCTCGCCCCTCTACCAGCACTACCATGACCATGAATGGGGCTTCCCCGTGCATGACGACCGCCGGCTGTTCGAGAAGATCTGCCTCGAAGGCTTTCAGGCGGGCCTGAGCTGGCTGACGATTCTGAACAAGCGCGCGTCATTCAGAGCCGCCTTTGCACAGTTTGATGCCCTGCAGGTGGCGCAGTTTGGCGCCGACGATGTGCAGCGCCTGCTGGCCGATGCCGGCATTGTGCGCCACCGGGGCAAGATCGAGGCGGTGATCAACAATGCCCAGCGCCTGGCCGAAGTGCAGCGCGAGTTCGGCAGTTTTGACGCCTACCTGTGGCGCTTTGCGCCAGCACCCGCCAGCCGCCCCGAGCGCATCACGCTGGAGGCCGTGCGCCAGATGGGTGTGCCGCCCGAGGCGGTCGCCCTGTCCAAGGACCTGAAAAAACGCGGCTGGAAGTTTGTCGGCCCGACCACGGTCTATGCCTTCATGCAGGCCATGGGCATGGTCAATGACCATCTGCAGGGCTGCCATGTGCGCGATGGCCAGCCGGCGGGCTGA
- a CDS encoding DUF4124 domain-containing protein — MRKDRCAAAWAMAMLMLAGASHAQKSPSTTMVYSCVDAGGRRLTADRPIAACADREQQVTMPGGAVRTVGPAYSERERAEQAAQQRREAEERYRANDGKRRERALATRFPSKAAHDAERAEAVDVLRAQIRIVQERRSFLLEDRKKIDQDMEFYKKDPSKAPAPLQARLDGNRRDFKEVDEQIATINDEIKATNLRFDEEAQSLKPYWSPAAK; from the coding sequence ATGCGCAAGGACCGGTGTGCCGCTGCTTGGGCCATGGCGATGCTGATGCTCGCTGGCGCCAGCCATGCCCAAAAGTCCCCGTCTACGACCATGGTCTACAGCTGCGTCGATGCGGGCGGGCGCCGCCTGACGGCGGACCGGCCCATTGCCGCCTGCGCGGACCGTGAGCAGCAGGTCACGATGCCCGGCGGTGCGGTACGCACGGTCGGGCCTGCTTACTCCGAGCGCGAGCGCGCCGAGCAGGCCGCCCAGCAGCGCCGTGAGGCCGAAGAGCGCTACCGCGCCAATGACGGCAAGCGCCGCGAGCGGGCACTGGCGACCCGCTTCCCCAGCAAGGCCGCGCATGACGCCGAACGCGCTGAAGCCGTCGACGTGCTGCGCGCCCAGATCCGCATCGTGCAGGAGCGCCGCAGCTTCTTGCTGGAAGACCGCAAGAAGATCGACCAGGACATGGAGTTCTACAAGAAGGACCCGAGCAAGGCGCCCGCCCCGCTGCAGGCGCGCCTCGATGGCAACCGCCGTGACTTCAAGGAAGTGGACGAGCAGATCGCCACGATCAACGACGAGATCAAGGCCACCAATCTGCGCTTTGACGAAGAGGCCCAAAGCCTCAAACCCTACTGGAGCCCGGCTGCCAAGTAG
- the pyrE gene encoding orotate phosphoribosyltransferase, with protein MVVSLPQSGADAQLAQDFVEFAVDAGVLRFGQFTTKAGRISPYFFNAGLFDDGAKMARLSEFYAKAILASGVAFDMVFGPAYKGIPLAATVAVELARQGKNVPFAYNRKEAKDHGEGGSLVGAPLKGRVLIIDDVMSAGTAARESIALIQGAGAIPHAMAIALDRQEKATENGKDVAHSAVQYVRDQLGMQVCTIAKLEDLLAFLAQGAAADSMREHHSQVLAYRERYGVGN; from the coding sequence ATGGTCGTTAGTCTCCCACAGTCAGGCGCGGATGCGCAGCTGGCGCAGGATTTTGTAGAGTTTGCCGTGGACGCGGGCGTGCTGCGCTTTGGGCAGTTCACCACCAAGGCCGGCCGCATCAGCCCGTATTTCTTCAATGCGGGCCTGTTCGATGACGGCGCCAAGATGGCGCGGCTGTCCGAATTCTATGCAAAAGCAATTCTGGCCAGCGGTGTGGCATTCGACATGGTGTTCGGCCCGGCCTACAAGGGCATTCCGCTGGCTGCGACCGTGGCCGTGGAGCTGGCGCGCCAGGGCAAGAACGTGCCCTTTGCCTATAACCGCAAAGAGGCCAAGGACCACGGCGAAGGCGGCAGCCTGGTGGGTGCGCCCCTCAAGGGCCGCGTGCTGATCATTGACGATGTGATGTCGGCCGGCACCGCCGCGCGCGAATCGATTGCGCTGATCCAGGGCGCGGGCGCCATCCCCCACGCCATGGCCATTGCATTGGACAGACAGGAAAAAGCCACTGAGAATGGCAAGGATGTGGCGCATAGTGCGGTGCAATATGTGCGTGACCAGCTGGGCATGCAGGTCTGCACCATCGCCAAGCTGGAGGACCTGCTGGCCTTTCTGGCCCAGGGTGCGGCCGCCGATTCGATGCGTGAACACCACAGTCAGGTGCTGGCGTACCGGGAACGTTATGGCGTTGGCAATTGA
- a CDS encoding exodeoxyribonuclease III yields the protein MFKLTSLNLNGIRSAATKGVIPWIETTRPDCICVQEIKAQQADMLDKFDVIDEMNGYFQFAEKKGYSGVGIYTRHAPSDVVIGFSPNEFDAEGRYVELRFDTPTRKLSIISCYFPSGSSGEIRQAAKYRFLAELHPHLMRLRAERDFILCGDVNIAHTNADIKNWRSNQKNSGFLPEERSWMTQLLEKETETGGLVDVYRVLQPDTTDACYTWWSNRGQAYANNVGWRLDYHLATPAIAALARKEHIYKDVKFSDHAPITIDYDFQL from the coding sequence TTGTTCAAATTAACCAGCCTCAACCTCAACGGCATCCGCTCCGCTGCCACCAAGGGCGTGATCCCCTGGATTGAGACAACCCGGCCCGATTGTATTTGTGTGCAGGAAATCAAGGCACAGCAAGCGGATATGCTGGACAAGTTCGACGTCATCGATGAGATGAACGGGTATTTCCAGTTTGCCGAGAAAAAAGGCTACTCGGGCGTGGGCATCTATACCCGCCATGCGCCCAGCGATGTGGTGATCGGCTTTTCGCCCAACGAGTTCGACGCCGAAGGCCGCTATGTGGAGCTGCGCTTTGACACGCCCACGCGCAAGCTCTCCATCATCAGCTGCTACTTCCCCAGCGGCAGCTCCGGCGAGATCCGCCAGGCCGCCAAGTACCGCTTTCTGGCCGAGCTGCACCCCCACCTGATGCGCCTGCGCGCCGAGCGCGACTTCATTCTCTGCGGCGACGTGAACATTGCCCACACCAATGCCGACATCAAGAACTGGCGCAGCAACCAGAAAAACAGCGGCTTTCTGCCCGAAGAGCGCAGCTGGATGACCCAGCTGCTGGAGAAAGAGACCGAGACCGGCGGCCTGGTCGATGTGTACCGCGTGCTGCAGCCCGATACCACCGATGCCTGCTACACCTGGTGGAGCAACCGGGGCCAGGCCTATGCCAACAACGTGGGATGGCGCCTGGACTACCACCTGGCCACGCCCGCGATTGCCGCGCTGGCCCGCAAGGAGCATATCTACAAGGATGTGAAGTTCTCGGACCACGCCCCGATTACCATCGATTACGACTTCCAGCTGTAA
- the pntB gene encoding Re/Si-specific NAD(P)(+) transhydrogenase subunit beta — protein MTESLATVAYLGAAILFILSLGGLSHPETARRGNLLGMLGMGLAVLATIFGPRVSQSGVVAIVVALVLGGGIGLYAAKRVKMTQMPELVALMHSLVGLAACLVGFASYVDTSHPLQGAEKAIHAAEIYIGILIGAVTFSGSLVAFGKLNGRIGGKPLLLPGRHLLNLLGLVVVVALGCWFVQSASLGLGMLALLVMTAIALLFGLHMVMAIGGADMPVVVSMLNSYSGWAAAATGFMLGNDLLIVTGALVGSSGAILSYIMCQAMNRSFISVIAGGFGSGAPTSAGQAGAAPQGEVVAVTAAETAEMLREAKRVVIVPGYGMAVAQAQHTVNEITRTLRERGVEVRFAIHPVAGRMPGHMNVLLAEAKLPYDIVLEMDEINDDFPDTDVAMVIGANDIVNPAAQDDPTSPIAGMPVLEVWKARQSIVMKRSMATGYAGVDNPLFYKDNNRMLFGDAKQMLDEVLATLKS, from the coding sequence ATGACCGAAAGCCTTGCCACCGTCGCCTACCTGGGCGCTGCCATCTTGTTCATCCTCAGCCTGGGCGGGCTGTCACACCCCGAGACCGCGCGGCGCGGCAATCTGCTGGGCATGCTGGGCATGGGCCTGGCGGTGCTGGCGACCATTTTTGGCCCGCGCGTCTCGCAGTCCGGCGTCGTGGCCATTGTGGTTGCGCTGGTGCTGGGCGGCGGCATCGGCCTGTATGCTGCCAAGCGGGTCAAGATGACCCAGATGCCCGAGCTGGTGGCGCTGATGCACAGCCTCGTCGGCCTGGCCGCCTGCCTGGTGGGTTTTGCCAGCTATGTCGATACCTCGCACCCGCTGCAAGGCGCCGAGAAGGCCATCCATGCGGCCGAGATCTATATCGGCATTCTCATTGGCGCGGTCACGTTCTCGGGCTCGCTGGTGGCCTTTGGCAAGCTCAATGGCCGCATTGGTGGCAAGCCGCTGTTGCTGCCGGGCCGGCACCTGCTCAATCTGCTGGGGCTGGTGGTGGTGGTCGCGCTGGGCTGCTGGTTTGTGCAGAGCGCATCGCTGGGCCTGGGCATGCTGGCGCTGCTGGTGATGACCGCCATCGCGCTGCTGTTTGGCCTGCACATGGTGATGGCCATTGGCGGTGCTGACATGCCGGTGGTGGTGTCCATGCTCAACAGCTATTCGGGCTGGGCCGCAGCGGCCACGGGCTTCATGCTGGGCAATGACCTGCTGATCGTCACCGGCGCGCTGGTGGGCTCGTCCGGGGCGATCCTGAGCTACATCATGTGCCAGGCGATGAACCGCAGCTTTATCAGCGTCATCGCTGGCGGCTTTGGCAGTGGCGCGCCCACGTCCGCGGGCCAGGCAGGTGCGGCGCCCCAGGGTGAGGTGGTGGCGGTGACGGCGGCCGAAACCGCCGAGATGCTGCGTGAGGCCAAGCGCGTGGTCATTGTGCCGGGCTATGGCATGGCAGTCGCCCAGGCCCAGCACACCGTCAACGAGATCACCCGCACGCTGCGCGAGCGCGGCGTCGAGGTGCGCTTTGCGATCCACCCTGTGGCCGGCCGCATGCCCGGCCACATGAATGTGCTGCTGGCCGAGGCCAAGCTGCCCTATGACATCGTGCTGGAGATGGACGAGATCAACGACGACTTTCCCGACACCGATGTGGCGATGGTCATTGGCGCCAATGACATCGTGAACCCGGCCGCGCAGGACGACCCCACAAGCCCCATTGCCGGCATGCCGGTGCTGGAGGTCTGGAAGGCGCGCCAGTCGATCGTGATGAAGCGCTCGATGGCGACCGGTTACGCGGGCGTGGACAACCCGCTTTTCTACAAGGACAACAACCGCATGCTGTTTGGCGATGCCAAGCAGATGCTCGATGAGGTGCTGGCGACGCTCAAAAGCTGA
- a CDS encoding Re/Si-specific NAD(P)(+) transhydrogenase subunit alpha, protein MSSISPPTAPAPQAAASPPQCIGVPHEIFPGEKRVATVPAVVDKLVKLGFRVSVAAGAGEAASFGDEAYRAAGAQVLPSAAIWAGADILFKVRPPTPEEVEWMHAGQILVGFVWPAQNPALMAQLAAKGLTVLAMDALPRTLSRAQKMDALTSMAGVSGYRAVVEAAHAFGRFFNGQITAAGKVPPAQVFIAGAGVAGLSAIGTAVSLGAVVRANDTRAEAADQVLSLGGTFVPVDYAEEGGGGGGYAKVMSEGFQAAQRQMYAQQAAWADIIITTALIPGKPAPRLITAEMVQAMKPGSVIVDMAAEQGGNCALTVPGEAVVRHGVTIVGYTDLASRLAAQSSTLYANNLLRLTEELCKAKDGHALVNMEDDAIRGLTVVYQGSISWPAPALAAAPVAKPAAATAGAAGTAAASPAAAKKRGHGHGAGSPLPARTLAILFAVLALLFWLIGAHAPAAFLGHLTVFVLACFIGYMVVWNVTPALHTPLMSVTNAISSIIAIGALVQMAPPGVVGTDRPGLLIGALAFVALVLTAINMFGGFAVTRRMLAMFHK, encoded by the coding sequence ATGTCCAGCATCTCACCGCCCACCGCGCCTGCGCCGCAGGCCGCGGCGTCTCCGCCCCAGTGTATCGGTGTGCCGCACGAGATATTTCCCGGTGAAAAGCGTGTCGCCACTGTGCCTGCGGTGGTCGACAAGCTGGTCAAGCTGGGCTTTCGTGTCAGTGTGGCGGCTGGCGCTGGCGAGGCGGCCAGTTTTGGCGACGAGGCCTACCGCGCGGCGGGCGCCCAGGTGCTGCCCAGTGCGGCGATCTGGGCAGGGGCTGACATTCTCTTCAAAGTGCGGCCCCCGACGCCTGAAGAGGTGGAATGGATGCATGCCGGCCAGATCCTGGTCGGCTTTGTCTGGCCCGCGCAAAACCCCGCGCTGATGGCGCAGCTGGCAGCCAAGGGGCTGACCGTGCTGGCCATGGATGCGCTGCCGCGCACCCTGAGCCGCGCGCAGAAGATGGATGCGCTGACCTCGATGGCGGGCGTCAGCGGCTACCGGGCGGTGGTCGAGGCTGCCCATGCCTTTGGGCGTTTTTTCAACGGGCAGATCACGGCGGCGGGCAAGGTGCCGCCTGCGCAGGTGTTTATTGCGGGAGCAGGGGTGGCCGGCCTGTCGGCGATTGGCACGGCGGTCAGCCTGGGCGCGGTGGTGCGCGCCAACGATACGCGGGCCGAGGCGGCCGACCAGGTGCTGTCGCTGGGCGGCACCTTTGTGCCGGTGGACTATGCCGAAGAAGGCGGTGGTGGCGGCGGCTACGCCAAGGTGATGAGCGAGGGCTTTCAGGCCGCGCAGCGCCAGATGTATGCGCAGCAGGCGGCATGGGCCGACATCATCATTACCACGGCCCTGATCCCCGGCAAGCCGGCGCCGCGCTTGATCACTGCCGAGATGGTGCAGGCGATGAAGCCCGGCAGCGTGATTGTGGACATGGCCGCCGAGCAGGGCGGCAACTGTGCGCTGACGGTGCCCGGCGAGGCCGTGGTGCGCCACGGCGTGACGATTGTGGGCTACACCGACCTGGCCTCGCGCCTGGCGGCGCAGTCCTCCACCTTGTATGCCAACAACCTGCTGCGCTTGACCGAGGAGCTGTGCAAGGCCAAGGATGGGCATGCGCTGGTCAACATGGAGGACGATGCGATCCGGGGCCTGACGGTGGTGTACCAGGGCAGCATCAGCTGGCCCGCGCCTGCGCTGGCGGCCGCACCCGTGGCCAAACCGGCAGCGGCTACTGCGGGAGCTGCGGGCACGGCAGCAGCCAGCCCGGCGGCTGCCAAAAAACGCGGCCACGGCCATGGCGCCGGCAGCCCCTTGCCGGCACGCACCCTGGCGATCCTCTTTGCAGTGCTGGCGCTGCTCTTCTGGCTCATTGGCGCCCATGCGCCTGCGGCCTTCCTGGGGCATCTGACGGTGTTTGTGCTGGCCTGCTTTATTGGCTACATGGTCGTCTGGAACGTGACGCCCGCGCTGCACACGCCGCTGATGAGCGTGACCAATGCGATCTCCAGCATCATCGCCATTGGCGCGCTGGTGCAGATGGCGCCGCCGGGCGTGGTGGGCACGGACCGGCCGGGGCTGCTGATCGGCGCACTGGCCTTTGTGGCGCTGGTGCTCACGGCGATCAATATGTTTGGTGGTTTTGCGGTCACGCGCCGCATGCTGGCCATGTTCCACAAATAG
- a CDS encoding cupin domain-containing protein — MSAPTETAPTPSHRGQGQSIDLQGKIALLQGHWQPRVVAEMNDYQFKVVKIAGEFLWHQHRDTDETFIVLDGQLRIDLRDASGDIRAIHLQAGQMAVIPQGIEHKPFAQEEVQLLLIEPRGVANTGDGEAGARTVANGLWI, encoded by the coding sequence ATGTCAGCACCTACCGAAACAGCTCCCACTCCAAGCCACCGTGGCCAAGGCCAGTCCATCGATCTGCAAGGCAAGATCGCATTGCTGCAGGGCCACTGGCAGCCGCGCGTGGTGGCAGAGATGAACGACTACCAGTTCAAGGTCGTCAAGATCGCTGGCGAATTTCTCTGGCACCAGCACCGCGACACCGATGAGACCTTTATCGTCCTCGATGGCCAGCTGCGCATCGACCTGCGCGACGCCAGCGGTGACATCCGCGCCATCCACCTGCAGGCCGGCCAAATGGCTGTTATCCCCCAGGGTATAGAGCACAAACCCTTTGCACAGGAAGAGGTTCAGCTGCTGCTGATCGAGCCGCGTGGGGTGGCGAATACGGGGGATGGCGAGGCGGGCGCGCGCACGGTGGCGAATGGTCTCTGGATCTGA